CGCCATGAAGTATAAGGGGTACATAGATAGGGAAAGAGAACTCGCTGATAAGGCTAAGAGATTGGAACACATTAAGATACGTGGTCACTTTGACTATGACTCGATCAAATCTCTCTCTACCGAAGCGAGACAAAAGCTCAAGAAGATAGATCCGGAGACGATAGGTCAAGCCGCTCGCATCCCGGGTATATCCCCAAGCGACATCAATATACTATTGGTGCTGATAGGTAGATAAACCATTGTTCCACGTGGAACATCATGCTTATTCCAAGAGAAAATATAAAGGCTTCGCTCAATGCCATTCCGGAGAAACCCGGGTGTTACCGTTATCGTAACGATAGTGGTACGGTCATCTATGTGGGTAAGGCGAAGAACCTCAGGAAGCGGGTGTCTTCGTACTTCCAAAAGGAGAACAACGACCCCAAGACACGGGCTTTACTCAGGGACTTGGTGTCGGTGGAATACATCGTCGTAGAGACGGAGCATGATGCCTTGCTTCTCGAAAATAATCTCATCAAGGAGCATCAGCCCATGTACAACATCCTCCTCAAGGAGGGTAACACCTATCCGTGGATCTGTGTCACGAGGGAGCCTTTCCCGAGGATATTTGTGACGCACAAGATGAGTAAGGATGGGTCGTTGTACTTCGGTCCTTATCCGGATCGGAGTCTGCCGTACACGCTGATCAAACTGTTCAAGTGGTTGTTCAAGTTCCGCACGTGCAAGCTCGCCCTCACTCCGGAGAGTGTCAGAGCGGGTAAGTTCCGAGTCTGCCTCCAGTACCACATCAAGAGGTGCAAGGCACCTTGTGTCGGCGATGTCTCGATCGAGGAGTATCGTAAGGATGTGGAGAGCGCGAAGAAGATCCTCAATGGCAACATCAAGGAGGTCGTCAGCGAACTCAAGGATGCCATGCTGACCCATGCGGAGAAGTTGGAGTTTGAGAAAGCCCACGAGATACAACAAACGATCATTGCACTCGAAAATCATCAAGCAAAGTCGACCATCATCAGCGATGTCATCGGGAATGCTTTGGTGGTGTCTTGCGAGTCGGACAGCGAAGCGTTTTATGTCAATTATCTTGAGCTACGACATGGCAATATCATCGCCGGAAAGACGATGGAGTACAAGATGAGACTGGAGGAGGATAAGGACGATGTGTTGGCTTCGGTCGTGCAGGAGCTGATACAGACGAGCCGAAGTGGCAGTATCAAGGAGGTGATATTACCGTTTGATCCGGGCTTCAAACTCGATGCTTCCGTATCGATCACCGTGCCTCAGAGGGGCGACCGAAAGAGGGTCTTGGATCTTTCTCTCGAAAATGTCCGCCAGTATATGACCGACAAGTATAAGCAGGCGGAGAAACTCAATCCTGAGCAACGCAATACCCAACTCCTTCGCGAACTCATGGTGACGGTAGGATTACCTACTCTGCCTTACCACATAGAGTGCTTCGACAACTCAAACATCGCAGGGGATGCCCCTGTCGCTGCTTGTGTCGTCTTCAAGGGTGCTCGCCCCTCCAAGGCGGACTACCGACACTACCATATACGTGATGTCGTCGGACCTGATGACTATGCTTCGATGAGCGAGGTCGTCAAGCGTCGTTACAGCAAGATGATCGAAGAAGGGGCTGATCTCCCCGACCTCATCATCACGGATGGTGGCAAGGGGCACATGAGCACCGTCTCTGCTGCCCTTGCTGAGCTTGGTATCGAGGTGCCCATCCTCGGTCTGGCGAAGGATAAACACCATAACACCGCCAACATCCTTTTCGGTGATCCTCCCCAACTCGTCGGCATCATGCAGCGCAGTCAGGCCTTCCATCTCTTGACGAGGATACAGGATGAGGTGCATCGTTTTGCGATAAAGTTTCACAGAGAGGTGCGTGCCAAGAAGCAAAACAGATCACAGCTGGACGACATCAAGGGCATAGGTCCGGTGACCAAGAAAGCCCTCCTGTCGCACTTCAAAAGCATCAAAAGAATACGTTCGTCTTCGCTCCAAGACCTATCCGATGTCATAGGCGAGAGCAAGGCAAAGATCATATACAACTACTTCAATAACGAGCAATGAAAGTCGTAATCCAACGGGTCACCGAAGCCCGACTCACGATAGATGGCACCGTGTATTCGGAGATCGGTGCAGGGATGGTCATCCTCCTTGGCATCAGTGTCGACGATACCGCAGAGGATATGGATTATCTCCTGAAGAAGATACCGAAGCTGCGTATCTTCGATGACGAGTCCGGGGTGATGAATCTCGACATCACCCAAACGTATCCGAGCGGAGATATACTCCTCGTGTCGCAGTTCACGCTGCTTGCCGATACACGCAAGGGCAACCGTCCATCGTACATCGGAGCTGCAAGACCCGAACAAGCCATCCCCCTTTACGAACAAATGGTCGAAAAACTATCCGAAAGTTTGGGAAAGCGAGTTCAAACCGGTAAATTTGGGGCTGATATGAAGGTTGCCTTGGTCAATGACGGTCCTGTCACCATCATCATAGACAGTAAGAACAGATGAATACAAATCAATCATCTCTCTCCTCCCCTACCCTATCCGAAGTGCAAGAGTCGGTAGACCGATGGATCAAAGAGTATGGGGTAAGGTATTTCTCTCCTCTGACGAATATGGCTATCCTCACCGAGGAAGTCGGCGAAGTGGCTCGGCTCATGTCGCGTATCTACGGTGATCAGTCCGCGAAGAAAGGCGAAGATATCTCGACCGATAAGCTCGCAGACGAACTCTCCGATATCCTTTGGGTCGTTGCTTGTATCGCTAATCAGACCGGTTGTGACCTCTCTGAGGCTTTCAGACGAAACATAGACAAGAAGACCTCAAGGGACAAAGACAGACACATCAACAATATCAAACTGAAAGAATAACTACACAAAAATATTAAGATATGATTAACATGAAGAGTAAATTTCAAGAAGCATTCGAAGGCTTCTCTCCCGTCCTTTCTGACGAACAAATCAAGGCGGAGATCCAAAAGATCATCGACAAGCACTACGACAGCCTCAACAACAAGGACAGCATCAAGCTCATCCATAGCTGCGTAGACCTTACATCTCTCAATCCCACCGACCACGTCGATCACATCTACAACTTCGTAAAGCAGGTCAACGAGCTCGATGAGACCAATCCTACCATCCCACCCGTTGCTGCCATCTGCGTGTACCCCAACTTCGTCAAGACTGTCAAGGATGCCCTCATGGTTCAGGACGTCGCGATCGCTTGTGTATCGGGTGCATTCCCATCCTCACAGTCCTTCCTCGAAACAAAGATCGTGGAGACCGGTCTCGCTGTTGCAGATGGAGCTGACGAAGTAGATATTGTCCTTCACCTCGGCAACTTCCTTGCAGGCAACTACCAAGAAGTCGCTGACGAGATCCAAGAGATCAAGGCGGCTTGCAAGGGCAAGAAGCTCAAAGTCATCCTTGAGACGGGTGCACTCAAGAAGGCGGAGAACATCCAACGTGCTTCTATCCTCTCACTCTTCTGTGATGCCGACTTCATCAAGACATCGACAGGTAAGGAGTATCCAGGAGCATCGCTCGAAGCTGCTTATGTCATGTGCCAAGTCCTCAAGGAGTACGATGCCAAGTATGGTATCAAGAGAGGGCTCAAGGTGTCCGGCGGTATCCGTACCACCGAAGAGGCTATCAAGTACCTCTGTATCGTGAAAGAGATCCTCGGCGACGAATGGATGAACAACAAGCTCTTCCGTGTCGGTGCTAGCTCTCTCGTCACAGATCTTCAGAAGAGGCTCGACTAAGCTGTCATAACATCATCATCCGGATCCATCATGGGTCGAGGGTACCTTGTCTTCGGATAAGGTACCCTTTTTTGTATTTCAGGTCGAAAAAAACGACGCTCATAAATGGTTCTAAAAATGGAGATCTCTTTTTGGGCGATATGTTTATCCAAAATAAAATTGAGTCGTAAATTCGAGCTGTAAATGGCGAATAATCGAGTGCTGTTCGTCATCCTCCTTCATCTAAGCCTCATTTTGGCTCTCCCCTACCCTATCTGTGTCAAAAGTGATGGTGAATGATGTTTCACACGAATGACGAACGTAAAGATGTTTTATCCGTCATCCGATTTTTCACTTTGTGTCGTCTCTCAGACGAAAGTCACATTTTTCCTCTCGTGGAGGTTTTGGATATCTGTTGTTTCACGGCGGAGGTATGGTAGATACACAAAAAAAGAAATACCCGTAAGGTAGGACTGCCTCACGGCATGCCAGCTTACGAGTATTTAGCACTGTCGTTGCATAACGAATGAGTACTGCGTAAAAACTCTTAAAAAAACTCAGTACCTTACAGTGATATCTTTCTCAAGCGAATTGTAAGTTCAAAATCATGACCAAATCCTCCCATATCTCTGAATTTCATGAGAAATCGGTTTGACAAACCATTCATAATTGATAGCTTTACGACATGGTTCATTTACAAAATAATTATCCTTGAAATGTGTTCTTCAGAGAGGACATTGACCTGTACTACAAAAGTATAAAATAAAATTAAAATAACACAATAAGGAAACGAATAAATTTTCTCTAATGGCGTTAAAAGTCGAGATTTGCCTGAAAAAACCATTAAAAAAACGTGAAATGCTTCTTTTGAGCCGTTCGAAGAGCATTTATTCGAGGGATATCATCATCCGAAACATACTCGGTAAGCCGATACCTGCGGGTGAGCATAGGGACGAAAGTAAGGATATTCAGATCCTTCTGGAAGCTTGTGAGGCACTCTCGAAGTGTTATTTAATGTGTAAGGATCATAATTTAAGTTCTCCTGTCTACATCCATCAGTCCGGCACCGCCATGAGACTGATGACCGCCCTCTTATCCTGCTCGGAGGGTAGCTTCATCCTCCGAGGTGACCCCCAGGTGCAGAAAAGACCCATCGCACCCCTTGTCGATGCGCTCAAGACTCTTGGCGCAGACATTACTTATATGGATAAGGAGGGGCATCTCCCTCTACTCATCCGAGGGTGCAACCTCGCTTCGCATGGCACGATCGATGCCCGAGGATGGGAGAGCTCGCAGTATGTGAGTGCCCTGCTCCTGATTGCCCCGAAGGTCAAAGGTGGTCTCAGGTTGCTTAGAAGCAGACAAGATGGATCTACCCCATATATAGACCTCACCATCGAACAGATGAAGAGGTATGGTGCATCCGTGGTGTGGCAAGGCGATCTCATCACCGTCTCCGACACGCCCTACCGCCTACCTCCGCAGATCACGGATGAGAGGGACTGGAGCAGTGCCGGATACTGGTATCAGCTCCTTGCGCTACATCCCGACTTGTCTGAGCTGTATCTGCCCGGGCTTTTCTTCACCGACAGCCTCCAAGGCGACAAGACCGTCGCAAAACTTTTTGAGGCTTTCGGCATATACACCGCCGAGAGTAGCGGTGGGGTTACACTCTCCAAGCGTATTCCCACCGATCCGGATCAAGGCGAAGTCCCCACCATAGATCTCTCACACTATCCCGACCTCTTCCCCACCCTTGCGGTGAGCTATGCCATGCTCGGAAGGAGTGTGCACCTCGTCGGTCTTCGTAGTCTTGCGATCAAGGAGAGCAACCGTCTCGATACCGTCCTTTCGGGTCTCCGAGCCATGGGGTTCACCGACGGTTTGAGGTACGACAGTGATACCTTCTCGTACGACGGCACCCCTCGAAATCCCTCTTCTACACCCATCATCATTGACAGTCACGACGACCACCGCATAGCGATGAGTTTTGCCATTGCAGGAGCCACCATGCCCATAGGTCTCACTGTCGAAGGAGCAGAGAGCGTCCGTAAGAGTTACCCCGCCTTTTGGGACGAGCTTTCCAAGGTCGCCACCCTCCGTCCCCATCCTATCCCCTCTCTCCCCTGATCATTCTCTCCCCCAAAAAAAGTCGTTAGATTCGATGACGAAAGTCGTTAGACTTGTTTCATCGAATCTAACGACTTTTCATCGACCTTCCTATGACTCCTTCTGTGCAGATGGTGTGTCGGGATCGGGAGTGCTCAGGGGCTCTACTTTTTTCTTTTACTCTGGGGGAAATATGATATTTGCACGCATTGATAGGGATTTACGGTCTGTCTTTATGATTGATAAACAGATACTATGGAAATAATATCGTCTTTCGAAAACCTTGAAGTCAACTCTTCTTCCCTCCCTTGTGTGGAGGAGATGTTTTGCAGTGACACAGTCCTTATCTTCAGAAACGCAGTGGTTGTGACGAATCTATCATCCACACCATAGCCGGTGCATGCAGCGTGCGGAGTCTCCCCTACTACGAAGCCTGAAAAATCAGGGATTATGTCTTCTATGAGCTCGAAATACGTGTGTCGTGACACAACGGACCAATGTGTCACTACTATTTGGCTTGTATCACACACAAAAAAATGGGTACAGCTCTTGCAATCATCCCCCTACGAAATAAAATAATCCCCTCAGAAGCCTATAAATGGCCGTAATCGTGTCCGAAATGCTTTTCGTGTTGTCCCCTCCAAAAATCGTTCTGACGCGCGTCAGAATGAATTCCGGCGCATTACAGAATACTTTCTGTCGGGCTATGTAATATCAACACTCGATTTATGGTCTCCATGCTTCATATGACCGGAAAGCTGGGGTTGTTCCGTACGTCTGTATATAAAAAGCTGGCTTGGGGGCAGGGATTATGAGGTTTGATCCCTGATTTTCTGTGCATACGGAAGTATTTGTCGCTCTCTTACCTCGCTAAGTAACCATGACGCCATAAAAAAGCCCGATCCGATGTCGACTCTCGTCGGGGATCGGATCGGGACTTCAGAACTATTAGATTGAAAGATGATTTATCTTGTGTAGTAAGGTATATGTACCTTGAATCGTGGATGACGGAGGATGACCGTACCGGTCTTCTCTCTGATCTCCTCGATGGTGAGGCTGTACTTGCCTGACGCTATTATGGGCTCTTCATTGCCCTTATTGAGCAGATCTACCTCGATGATGTCCCCGAGCTTGGGGTTGATGACTTCGGGTGTGATCTGGAGTGAAGCACCGTTGTAGGTGGTGATCCATCCTCCATAGGGTCGTGCGCTGTTGTGCATCGTCACTCCGAAGCCCTCTTTCTCCACCATCATCACGCATCGCATGATCTCATTGCTGCTGTAATACTTCCTGTCTGTGCCATAGACGCCGGGCTCGATGATCTCGTCGGCGACTTTGACCTTGACATGGAGCTTGGCTTCGGTGCCGTTTTCGCCTGTGGCGGTGATGTCCACTGCTCCCTCATAGTGGGCGTGCATCTCAAGGATGCCCGTCCTGCCGTTCCATCTCATGGAGAGGATGTTGTGTGGGTCTACCTTTTTGAGCGTGACGTTTTCGCCACCGCCGGCAAGGCTGACGTAGAAGATCTGATCCTTGGGATATACCACGATGGAGTCGTGGCTGAAGCCGAGCGTCGGTGGGACGACACTGATCTTGAGGCGTGCTCTCTTGTCATGAGAGGTGACGGTGGCGAAGGTCTCACCCTCAAAGAGTCCTTTGACTCGGAGGGTATCCCTGCTGATGGAGACGGAGGCGATGCGTGAGTCTTCGACATTGACCCTGAACTTCCCATTACCACCGCTGAGGAGGATCTTGCGCTCTGTCTGACGGTTGAGTGCGACCTCTTTCAGCATCTCTTCCTTACCGATCTTGATGTCCGAGATGGGAGTCTTGTCTTCTTCCTTACAGCTCTGAAAAGAGAACAATAGGAGGGCGACAAGGGAGGTATAGAGTGTTGTTGCTTTTGTTGTCATACTGTATCGTTCGGATGGAATTTATCAGTTAGTGATGTAGATGCGATAGGAGAGTCTGAACTTATTGCCATTGCCTTCGTCGATGTTTACGACGAGACGATGCTCGCCCTTTCCGGAGAAGACCAGATAACC
This is a stretch of genomic DNA from Porphyromonas cangingivalis. It encodes these proteins:
- the uvrC gene encoding excinuclease ABC subunit UvrC → MLIPRENIKASLNAIPEKPGCYRYRNDSGTVIYVGKAKNLRKRVSSYFQKENNDPKTRALLRDLVSVEYIVVETEHDALLLENNLIKEHQPMYNILLKEGNTYPWICVTREPFPRIFVTHKMSKDGSLYFGPYPDRSLPYTLIKLFKWLFKFRTCKLALTPESVRAGKFRVCLQYHIKRCKAPCVGDVSIEEYRKDVESAKKILNGNIKEVVSELKDAMLTHAEKLEFEKAHEIQQTIIALENHQAKSTIISDVIGNALVVSCESDSEAFYVNYLELRHGNIIAGKTMEYKMRLEEDKDDVLASVVQELIQTSRSGSIKEVILPFDPGFKLDASVSITVPQRGDRKRVLDLSLENVRQYMTDKYKQAEKLNPEQRNTQLLRELMVTVGLPTLPYHIECFDNSNIAGDAPVAACVVFKGARPSKADYRHYHIRDVVGPDDYASMSEVVKRRYSKMIEEGADLPDLIITDGGKGHMSTVSAALAELGIEVPILGLAKDKHHNTANILFGDPPQLVGIMQRSQAFHLLTRIQDEVHRFAIKFHREVRAKKQNRSQLDDIKGIGPVTKKALLSHFKSIKRIRSSSLQDLSDVIGESKAKIIYNYFNNEQ
- the dtd gene encoding D-aminoacyl-tRNA deacylase; this encodes MKVVIQRVTEARLTIDGTVYSEIGAGMVILLGISVDDTAEDMDYLLKKIPKLRIFDDESGVMNLDITQTYPSGDILLVSQFTLLADTRKGNRPSYIGAARPEQAIPLYEQMVEKLSESLGKRVQTGKFGADMKVALVNDGPVTIIIDSKNR
- a CDS encoding nucleotide pyrophosphohydrolase — encoded protein: MNTNQSSLSSPTLSEVQESVDRWIKEYGVRYFSPLTNMAILTEEVGEVARLMSRIYGDQSAKKGEDISTDKLADELSDILWVVACIANQTGCDLSEAFRRNIDKKTSRDKDRHINNIKLKE
- the deoC gene encoding deoxyribose-phosphate aldolase, with the translated sequence MINMKSKFQEAFEGFSPVLSDEQIKAEIQKIIDKHYDSLNNKDSIKLIHSCVDLTSLNPTDHVDHIYNFVKQVNELDETNPTIPPVAAICVYPNFVKTVKDALMVQDVAIACVSGAFPSSQSFLETKIVETGLAVADGADEVDIVLHLGNFLAGNYQEVADEIQEIKAACKGKKLKVILETGALKKAENIQRASILSLFCDADFIKTSTGKEYPGASLEAAYVMCQVLKEYDAKYGIKRGLKVSGGIRTTEEAIKYLCIVKEILGDEWMNNKLFRVGASSLVTDLQKRLD
- a CDS encoding 3-phosphoshikimate 1-carboxyvinyltransferase; this translates as MLLLSRSKSIYSRDIIIRNILGKPIPAGEHRDESKDIQILLEACEALSKCYLMCKDHNLSSPVYIHQSGTAMRLMTALLSCSEGSFILRGDPQVQKRPIAPLVDALKTLGADITYMDKEGHLPLLIRGCNLASHGTIDARGWESSQYVSALLLIAPKVKGGLRLLRSRQDGSTPYIDLTIEQMKRYGASVVWQGDLITVSDTPYRLPPQITDERDWSSAGYWYQLLALHPDLSELYLPGLFFTDSLQGDKTVAKLFEAFGIYTAESSGGVTLSKRIPTDPDQGEVPTIDLSHYPDLFPTLAVSYAMLGRSVHLVGLRSLAIKESNRLDTVLSGLRAMGFTDGLRYDSDTFSYDGTPRNPSSTPIIIDSHDDHRIAMSFAIAGATMPIGLTVEGAESVRKSYPAFWDELSKVATLRPHPIPSLP